From Camelina sativa cultivar DH55 chromosome 20, Cs, whole genome shotgun sequence, the proteins below share one genomic window:
- the LOC104771161 gene encoding threonine--tRNA ligase, mitochondrial 1-like, with product MLLRLTARSIRRYTSSSSSSLPALFFSASSFCTVPSMAVNHPKDEAYLSAVIPKRIKIFEQIQANQLEKLKSLPHDPIKITLPDGNVKEGRKWETTPMDIAAQISKGLANSALISAVDDVLWDMTRPLEGDCKLELFKFDSDKGRDTLWHSSAHILGQALEQEYGCQLCIGPCTTRGEGFYYDGFYGDLGLNDNHFPKIEAGAAKAAKEAQPFERIEVTKDQALEMFSENKFKVEIINILPADETITVYRCGPLVDLCRGPHIPNTSFVKAFKCLRASSAYWKGSKDRESLQRVYGISYPDQKQLKKYLQFLEEAKKYDHRLLGQKQELFFSHHLSPGSYFFLPLGTRVYNKLMDFIKKQYWQRGYTEVISPNMYNMSLWDTSGHAENYKDNMFTFDIEKQEFGLKPMNCPGHCLIFQHRVRSYRELPMRLADFGVLHRNEASGALSGLTRVRRFQQDDAHIFCTTEQVKEEVQGVLEFIDYVYKIFGFTYELKLSTRPDKYLGSVETWDKAEADLKEAIEAFGKPLVLNEGDGAFYGPKIDITVSDAMNRKFQCATLQLDFQLPDRFKLEYAAEDEAKRVKPVMIHRAVLGSVERMFAILLEHYKGKWPFWISPRQAIVCPISEKSQKYAEKVQKEIHDAGFYVDADLTDRKIDKKVREAQLAQYNYILVVGETEAATGQVSVRLRDSAAHSVKSIEDLLEEFKAKTAEFV from the exons ATGCTCCTTCGTCTTACGGCTCGCTCTATTCGTCGTtacacctcttcttcttcttcgtctctacCAGCTCTCTTCTTCTCGGCGTCGTCGTTTTGTACTGTTCCGTCAATGGCAGTTAATCATCCAAAGGATGAGGCGTATCTTTCCGCCGTCATCCCAAAACGTATCAAGATTTTCGAGCAGATCCAAGCCAATCAACTCGAGAAGCTTAAGTCCCTGCCGCACGATCCGATCAA gaTTACGTTGCCAGATGGGAATGTGAAAGAAGGGAGGAAATGGGAGACAACTCCAATGGATATTGCTGCTCAGATTTCAAAGGGTTTGGCAAATTCTGCGCTGATTTCAGCGGTCGATGATGTTCTCTGGGATATGACTAGGCCATTGGAAGGTGACTGTAAGCTTGAGCTTTTCAAGTTTGATAGCGATAAAGGTCGCGATACTCTCTGGCATTCTAGTGCTCACATTCTTGGTCAG GCTCTCGAACAGGAGTATGGGTGTCAACTATGCATTGGACCATGTACAACGAGAGGAGAG GGTTTCTACTATGATGGATTTTATGGTGACTTGGGCCTGAACGACAATCACTTTCCTAAAATCGAAGCAGGTGCTGCAAAAGCTGCTAAG GAAGCACAACCATTTGAAAGGATTGAAGTGACAAAGGATCAGGCACTCGAGATGTTTTCAGAGAATAAGTTTAAG GTTGAAATCATCAATATTTTGCCTGCGGACGAGACCATTACTGTCTACAGATGTGGCCCATTGGTGGATTTGTGTCGTGGACCGCACATACCAAACACTTCTTTTGTGAAAGCGTTCAAGTGTTTGAGG gCTTCATCAGCTTACTGGAAGGGTAGCAAAGACCGTGAGAGCTTGCAGAGAGTCTATGGGATATCTTATCCTGATCAGAAGCAGCTGAAG AAATATCTTCAATTTCTAGAAGAAGCCAAAAAGTATGACCACAGACTATTGGGCCAAAAGCAGGAACTCTTCTTTAGTCATCACCTCAG CCCTGGAAGTTATTTCTTTCTTCCACTCGGCACTCGTGTATATAACAAGTTGATGGACTTCATTAAGAAGCAATACTGGCAAAGGGGTTACACAGAG GTCATTTCACCAAATATGTACAACATGAGTCTGTGGGACACATCCGGACATGCTGAAAACTACAAGGATAATATGTTTACGTTTGAT ATTGAGAAGCAAGAGTTCGGGCTGAAACCTATGAATTGTCCTGGTCACTGCTTGATATTCCAACATAGGGTCCGCTCATATAGAG AGTTACCTATGAGACTGGCTGACTTTGGAGTGTTACACCGCAATGAGGCAAGTGGAGCACTTAGTGGGTTGACTCGTGTCCGACGGTTCCAGCAG GATGATGCACACATATTCTGTACAACGGAACAG GTTAAGGAAGAAGTGCAGGGTGTGTTGGAGTTCATTGACTATGTGTACAAAATTTTTGGGTTTACCTATGAGCTAAAACTTTCAACG AGGCCGGATAAGTACCTTGGGAGTGTGGAAACATGGGATAAAGCTGAAGCGGATCTCAAAGAAGCTATAGAAGCTTTTGGAAAGCCATTAGTG TTGAACGAAGGAGATGGTGCATTTTATGGCCCAAAGATAGACATCACAGTTTCTGATGCGATGAATAGGAAATTCCAGTGTGCTACTTTACAG CTTGATTTTCAACTTCCGGATCGCTTCAAATTGGAATACGCAGCTGAGGACGAAGCGAAGAGGGTTAAACCTGTAATGATACATAGAGCCGTGTTGGGATCTGTGGAACGTATGTTTGCCATATTGTTGGAGCATTACAAAGGAAAATGGCCTTTCTGGATTAGTCCGCGCCAAGCCATAGTTTGCCCTATATCAGAGAAATCTCAGAAATATGCAGAAAAG GTACAAAAGGAAATTCATGATGCTGGGTTCTATGTGGATGCCGACTTAACAGACAGAAAGATCGATAAAAAG GTACGTGAAGCTCAGCTTGCGCAGTACAACTACATTCTGGTCGTGGGTGAAACTGAAGCAGCTACTGGACAG GTGAGTGTTCGTCTGAGAGACAGTGCAGCCCACTCGGTGAAGAGCATTGAGGATTTGCTGGAAGAATTTAAGGCCAAGACTGCCGAATTTGTATGA
- the LOC104771156 gene encoding B3 domain-containing protein At5g26805-like encodes MIKTLFYTFLQTKHQEENADRTDPNYPLFPQIVEIRPIIPFRWEILKTLTIHEIFDEGNLQLPHDTMMRYFSKHDMLRTYFQTCQYDLLVKDLDTNTIHFVILWKHPHEEHFAMRESWIKEFVKRRKLVAGMVVGMYWDIVNHIFCFSVLEGSQ; translated from the coding sequence ATGATCAAAACGTTGTTCTACACCTTCCTTCAAACAAAACACCAAGAAGAAAACGCTGATAGGACAGATCCTAACTATCCACTATTTCCTCAAATAGTCGAGATCCGACCCATAATTCCTTTCCGTTGGGAAATCCTCAAAACCCTCACAATACATGAAATATTTGACGAAGGCAATCTCCAACTTCCACATGATACTATGATGAGATACTTTTCGAAACATGACATGTTGCGCACATATTTCCAGACTTGTCAGTACGATTTATTGGTGAAAGATCTTGATACAAACACTATCCATTTTGTTATATTGTGGAAACACCCACATGAAGAACATTTTGCTATGCGTGAGTCTTGGATCAAAGAATTTGTAAAGAGGAGAAAGCTTGTGGCTGGCATGGTGGTTGGTATGTATTGGGATATCGTGAatcacatattttgtttctcagTATTAGAGGGAAGTCAGTGA
- the LOC104771160 gene encoding putative RNA polymerase II subunit B1 CTD phosphatase RPAP2 homolog, which produces MEANHPKDEAYLSAVIPKRTKQIQANQLESLPHDPIKMTSPDGNVKEGKKREKTPIDDQVIAINDAVHKLQLAMLDGITEQNQLFAAGKLISRLDYEDVVTERTIAKLCGYPLCQRFLPSDVSRRGKYRISLKEHKVYDLQETGKFCSAGCLIDSKTFSGTLQDARTSEFDSVKLNEILALFGDPEKKGSLDVNKDLDLSKLVIRENFEARGGEMSLEQWMGPSNAVEGYVPLDQSDCKSRNCKDRSDSKATQKNQEKHENPPFSEMDFTSTVIMPDEYSVSKLLPQTKQASPVGESDDGKGKTVFREQTVVPPTQKKSRFRREKEKEKKTFGVDGIDFASFGFDGISCVSSGTGNDGHSVEYSVSKQPPCSTEDPMGGQLKKDHKTLDEKSSLTGSSSASKKKSLRLPAQANKASHGGESEDGKMKTVMTNFGQTAVPPRKILGFCNDPEIEKDIKNFGFDEMGLASSAIMSDGYGVEYSVSKQPQCSMEDSLSCNLKGGLQTLDGKSPLSGSSSGSNTKGSRTKPENSGKKKISIEYHANSYEDGEELHKVQDVCSSSETVTKSCLKTSGCKKLSRSVTWADQNDGCGDLCEVRNDDIAAGPSLSSTDTKDVNSLSRLAVAEACATALSQAAEAVSSGDTDASDATAKAGIVLLPSTHQLDEEVTEEHIDDEEESTLLKWPNKPGIPDSDLFDRDQSWFDGPPEGFNLTLSSFALMWDSLFGWVSSSSLAYIYGKEESAHEEFLSVEYPRRIILGDGLSSEIKQTIAGYLARALPRVATYLRLPIAISELEKGLGSLLETMSLTGAVPSFKIKEWLVIVLLFLDALSVSRIPRIAPYISNRDKILEGSGIGNEEYETMKDILLPLGRVPQFATRSGA; this is translated from the exons ATGGAAGCTAATCATCCAAAGGATGAAGCGTATCTTTCCGCAGTCATCCCCAAACGTACCAAGCAGATCCAAGCCAATCAACTCGAGTCTCTACCACACGATCCAATCAA gaTGACATCGCCAGATGGGAATgtgaaagaaggaaagaaacgGGAGAAAACTCCAATAGATGATCAAGTAATCGCCATTAACGATGCGGTTCACAAGCTTCAGCTCGCTATGCTCGACGGTATCACTGAGCAGAACCAGCTCTTCGCGGCGGGGAAGTTAATATCTCGATTAGACTACGAAGATGTCGTCACTGAACGAACCATCGCTAAGCTCTGTGGTTATCCTCTTTGCCAGAGATTTCTCCCTTCCGATGTTTCTAGAAGAGGCAAGTATCGGATTTCGTTGAAGGAGCATAAGGTTTACGATTTACAGGAGACGGGAAAGTTTTGCTCCGCGGGTTGTTTAATTGATAGCAAAACGTTTTCGGGGACTTTGCAAGATGCTCGTACCTCGGAGTTTGATTCGGTGAAGTTGAATGAGATTTTGGCGTTGTTTGGTGATCCGGAAAAGAAAGGTTCTTTGGATGTGAATAAGGATTTAGATTTGTCTAAGCTTGTAATTCGGGAGAATTTTGAAGCGAGAGGTGGAGAAATGTCTTTAGAGCAGTGGATGGGTCCTTCTAATGCTGTTGAAGGTTATGTTCCTTTGGATCAAAGTGATTGCAAATCAAGGAATTGCAAAGACAGAAGTG ATTCCAAGGCTACTCAAAAGAATCAAGAGAAGCATGAGAACCCGCCTTTTAGCGAGATGGATTTCACTAGCACAGTAATTATGCCTGATGAATATAGTGTTTCAAAGCTTCTACCGCAAACCAAACAAGCTTCTCCTGTTGGGGAATCTGATGATGGCAAAGGGAAAACAGTATTCCGAGAGCAAACTGTAGTTCCTCCCACACAAAAGAAATCAA GGTTTCGTcgtgaaaaagaaaaggaaaagaagacgtTTGGGGTTGACGGGATCGATTTTGCGAGCTTTGGGTTTGATGGGATAAGTTGTGTGAGCTCTGGTACTGGAAATGATGGACATAGCGTTGAATATAGTGTGTCTAAGCAACCACCATGTTCAACAGAAGATCCTATGGGTGGTCAATTAAAAAAGGATCATAAGACTTTGGATGAGAAAAGTTCTCTAACAGGATCCTCTTCTGCATCTAAGAAGAAAAGTTTGAGGCTTCCTGCACAAGCCAACAAAGCTTCTCATGGAGGGGAATCAGAGGATGGCAAAATGAAAACAGTTATGACAAATTTTGGACAAACTGCAGTCCCCCCCAGAAAAATATTGG GTTTTTGTAATGATCCTGAAATAGAGAAGGACATTAAGAATTTCGGGTTTGATGAGATGGGTCTTGCGAGTTCGGCTATTATGAGTGATGGATACGGCGTAGAATATAGTGTGTCTAAGCAGCCACAATGTTCGATGGAAGATTCTCTTAGTTGCAATCTAAAAGGAGGTCTTCAGACTTTGGACGGAAAAAGTCCTCTATCAGGATCCTCTTCTGGTTCTAATACGAAGGGCTCGAGgacaaaaccagaaaattcaggaaagaaaaagatttcTATTGAATACCATGCTAATTCTtatgaagatggtgaagaatTACACAAAGTTCAGGATGTGTGTTCATCAAGTGAAACCGTTACAAAGTCATGCCTTAAAACTTCTGGTTGTAAGAAGCTTAGCCGTTCAGTTACTTGGGCGGACCAGAATGATGGCTGTGGTGATCTTTGTGAGGTTAGAAACGATGATATCGCCGCAGGTCCTAGCCTGTCTTCAACTGATACAAAGGATGTCAATAGTTTATCACGCCTTGCAGTAGCAGAAGCCTGTGCTACAGCATTAAGCCAGGCTGCCGAAGCTGTATCTTCAGGAGATACAGATGCAAGTGATGCCA CTGCAAAAGCTGGAATAGTTTTGTTACCAAGTACACATCAACTTGATGAAGAGGTTACTGAGGAACATATCGACGACGAAGAGGAATCAACTCTTCTGAAGTGGCCAAATAAGCCCGGTATTCCAGATTCTGATTTGTTTGACCGTGATCAATCGTGGTTTGATGGACCTCCCGAGGGCTTCAATCTCACA TTATCAAGTTTTGCTTTGATGTGGGATTCACTGTTTGGCTGGGTATCATCGTCCTCTCTGGCATACATATATGGGAAGGAAGAATCTGCTCACGAGGAGTTCTTATCAGTTGAGTACCCTCGGAGGATTATCTTGGGAGACGGGCTTTCCTCAGAGATCAAGCAGACAATTGCTGGGTACCTTGCCAGAGCTTTACCCAGGGTCGCCACTTATCTCAGGCTGCCAATAGCGATATCCGAATTAGAAAAGGGACTG GGAAGCTTGTTGGAGACAATGTCGTTGACAGGGGCAGTTCCATCATTTAAGATTAAAGAATGGCTAGtgattgttcttcttttcttggaCGCATTGTCTGTATCACGTATCCCTCGGATTGCACCTTATATATCCAACAGAGACAAG attttggaAGGAAGTGGAATTGGAAACGAAGAGTATGAGACAATGAAGGATATCCTGTTACCACTAGGTCGCGTTCCTCAATTTGCTACCCGAAGCGGAGCGTAG
- the LOC104771159 gene encoding solute carrier family 40 member 3, chloroplastic: MVASMALVRHHSPSFDFPFHLPVDRSRFLSPVAFSTVRHRFPCCRWLSLTSSPSYSRRLNSFSSRCSIINTDVYHDFVATTDDDINEDLPTTTPPIEDHSIPIVHLDTNLAVTESLSLLTESTYVDTVLTALPVLSEEEQTAIAATPAHPEGLYVLYASCLVGNLVEQLWNFAWPSAIAMLHPSLLPVAVIGFVTKLVIIAGGPVVGKFMDYSPRVPTYISLNVVQAAAQVLSAGMIIHAYTVPSTSASSILLQPWFFALVFAGAIDSLCGIASGVAIERDWVVLLAGINRPIALAQANAVLHRIDLLCEIAGTMLFGILLSKYDPVTCLKFAATLMIGSLPTMTALIWLTNKFSSGVLDRPKCSQSSCAAEGPRSDTDSIFDIGMETIKLGWKEYIQQPVLPASLAYVLLYFNIVLTPGSLMTAFLTQRCVNPSVIGGFSGLCAVMGVAATFLSANLVKRFGILKAGAVGLFFQASLLAVAVTVYCSSSLSQTSPLFFFLSMIVLSRLGHMSYGLVGAQILQTGIPSSKANLIGATEISVASLAESLMLGVAIVANDASHFGFLAVLSLLSVVAASLIFCRLLRNPTDEQRRLFSFDPLSH, encoded by the exons ATGGTTGCTTCCATGGCTCTGGTCAGGCACCACTCTCCGTCGTTCGATTTCCCGTTTCATTTGCCGGTCGACAGGAGCCGTTTTTTATCGCCGGTGGCGTTTTCTACAGTTCGTCATCGCTTCCCTTGTTGTAGATGGTTAAGTCTCACCTCATCACCTTCATATTCTCGCAG GTTGAACAGCTTTAGTTCAAGGTGTTCGATTATAAACACTGATGTATATCATGATTTTGTCGCTACTACTGATGATGACATCAACGAGGATTTGCCTACTACTACTCCTCCAATTGAGGATCATTCTATTCCCATTGTTCATCTCGATACCAATCTCGCGGTTACTGAATCTCTCAGCTTACTAACCGAGTCTACTTACGTAGATACCGTTTTGACAGCATTGCCC GTCTTGTCTGAGGAGGAGCAGACTGCCATTGCAGCCACTCCAGCTCACCCTGAAGGATTATATG TCTTATATGCTAGTTGTTTGGTCGGAAATTTGGTTGAGCAACTTTGGAATTTTGCTTGGCCGTCCGCCATTGCAATGCTGCATCCGAGCTTACTACCTGTGGCAGTCATCGGCTTTGTCACTAAACTGGTGATCATTGCTGGGGGTCCAGTGGTTGGAAAGTTTATGGATTATAGTCCGAGGGTTCCTACATATATCTCGTTGAATGTCGTTCAG GCAGCTGCGCAAGTGCTATCTGCAGGAATGATAATTCATGCATACACTGTTCCTTCCACATCAGCATCGTCAATTCTTCTGCAGCCTTGGTTCTTTGCATTGGTATTCGCAGGGGCCATTGACAGCCTATGTGGAATAGCATCTGGAGTCGCCATAGAACGTGATTGGGTTGTATTG TTGGCGGGAATAAACAGACCAATCGCTCTTGCACAAGCAAATGCTGTTCTCCACAGGATTGATCTACTTTGTGAG ATTGCTGGGACGATGTTATTTGGCATCCTCCTATCCAAATATGACCCTGTGACCTGCTTAAAGTTTGCTGCCACACTAATGATTGGTTCTTTACCAACCATG ACAGCTCTTATATGGCTGACCAACAAGTTCTCCTCTGGTGTTCTGGACCGTCCGAAATGCTCCCAGAGCAGCTGTGCTGCTGAAGGACCTCGTTCTGACACCGACAGTATTT TTGATATTGGCATGGAAACTATCAAGCTCGGATGGAAAGAGTATATTCAACAGCCAGTTCTTCCCGCTAGCCTCGCATATGTCCTTCTCTACTTCAACATTGTCCTCACCCCAGGCAGCTTGATGACTGCATTTCTAACACAACGAT GTGTTAATCCATCAGTTATTGGGGGTTTCAGTGGATTATGCGCTGTTATGGGCGTGGCCGCAACTTTTTTATCAGCAAACTTGGTCAAACGATTTGGCATTCTAAAG GCGGGTGCGGTAGGATTGTTTTTCCAAGCTTCACTCCTTGCTGTTGCTGTTACAGTTTATTGTAGCTCTTCTCTATCCCAAACAAgcccactcttcttcttcttgtccatGATT GTATTATCGAGGCTAGGTCACATGTCTTACGGTCTTGTGGGAGCTCAGATTCTCCAAACCGGAATTCCATCGTCCAAGGCCAATCTCATCGGTGCAACAGAGATCTCAGTGGCGAGTCTAGCTGAATCGCTGATGCTCGGAGTAGCCATAGTGGCAAATGACGCTTCCCATTTCGGTTTTCTTGCGGTTCTGTCTCTTTTATCAGTTGTTGCGGCCTCTTTGATATTCTGCAGACTGCTGAGAAATCCCACTGATGAACAAAGACGACTCTTCTCCTTCGACCCTCTCTCACACTGA
- the LOC104771158 gene encoding putative pectinesterase 52 yields the protein MSCLFIFIALVLSSCVGSLTALDQTCGNKVVNTIVVDQTGRSGKFRTVQAAIDSVGEWNSLWIKIKVKRGVYVEKVIIPYNKPCIIVEGDGQRVTTITYNGHEATDISSTFTSYPPHVVVRNLSIMNTYNRLNSLTTTANGMSWEIKPAVAVSVYGDKSAFYNCDFLGLQDTVWDNQGKHHFKNCYIEGAMDFIFGSGQSIYEDCQINATAGALASEVAVGYITAQGRQSELDPSGFVFLRGSVSGSTSVYLGRAYGPFSRVIFIQTDLSSVVHPKGWFPWHQGGHISSFTYAEVECKGAGSDISGRVPWIDKLHSFDTKRRFSVSNFIDQDGWISNIPRF from the exons ATGTCTTGTTTGTTCATCTTCATAGCTTTGGTTCTGAGTTCTTGTGTCGGATCGTTGACAGCCCTTGATCAGACTTGTGGCAACAAAGTCGTGAACACTATCGTCGTCGACCAAACCGGCCGTTCAGGTAAGTTCCGTACGGTTCAAGCTGCCATTGATTCGGTTGGTGAATGGAATTCTCTATGGatcaaaatcaaagtaaaaCGAGGTGTTTACGT agagaaggtgATAATACCATACAACAAACCGTGCATAATAGTAGAAGGAGATGGACAAAGAGTCACGACCATCACGTACAACGGTCACGAAGCAACTGACATCAGCTCAACTTTCACTTCGTATCCACCCCATGTTGTCGTCCGAAACTTATCAATCATG AATACGTACAATCGTTTGAATAGTCTTACTACTACAGCAAATGGTATGAGTTGGGAAATAAAGCCAGCAGTAGCCGTTTCGGTTTATGGCGATAAATCTGCGTTTTACAACTGCGATTTCTTGGGGTTACAAGACACAGTGTGGGATAATCAAGGAAAACATCATTTCAAAAATTGTTACATCGAAGGTGCTATGGATTTCATTTTTGGAAGTGGCCAATCTATTTACGAG GACTGTCAAATAAACGCAACGGCAGGAGCATTGGCATCAGAAGTGGCGGTTGGGTACATAACGGCACAAGGAAGACAAAGTGAATTGGACCCAAGTGGGTTCGTGTTCCTACGTGGTAGTGTATCAGGTAGCACCAGTGTCTATCTCGGACGAGCCTATGGTCCATTCAGCCGAGTCATTTTCATCCAAACCGATCTCTCTTCTGTCGTCCACCCTAAGGGTTGGTTCCCTTGGCACCAAGGTGGCCACAT atcGAGTTTCACGTATGCAGAAGTTGAGTGTAAAGGAGCAGGATCGGATATATCTGGAAGAGTTCCTTGGATTGACAAACTTCATTCTTTTGACACTAAACGACGATTCTCTGTCTCTAATTTCATCGACCAAGATGGATGGATTTCCAATATTCCtcgtttttaa